A stretch of the Drosophila sulfurigaster albostrigata strain 15112-1811.04 chromosome 2L, ASM2355843v2, whole genome shotgun sequence genome encodes the following:
- the LOC133841788 gene encoding restin homolog isoform X10, which yields MSGAITPTSPLAKNSPERSRTVSPTASVRSSMLRSPGIGKNGLTVGDRVIVSSGFGSRPGILRYLGETQFAPGNWCGVELDEGSGKNDGAVDGIRYFECKPKFGVFVPIAKVSLSPSTKKTRLSRTGSRESLTSIGTMNSIATTNTSRMRMNAQRKSSTPLRPIVTTPKNQFSMQDLLREKQNHVEQLMVERDLDREDAQNQALQLQKNINELKARVLQLEAQLGDERKKSEELQFSIDEAQFCGDEMNAQSQVYKEKIHDLEKKITQLVSATPSLQSVPPVEDNVTLTAAQLEITQLQEKLGEQEKLSQARLADSLEEEKRLRENIVYLQSQNATLQTELVAKDESLEKFSLSQCGIENLRRELTLLKEENEKQAQQTKTDFEQKLAAKEEQLKLVNNELQQLKSSSDTLESERANVTDECEILQTEIRMRDEQIKELSQQLDELTTQLNVQKADSSALDEMLKAQQSNNVESKSQLEQLEKELKEVRVAHESLALAKLALEQQLSGLQQTAQEQLLASGDHKTQLEQQREANAQLKLEKEAQQVELEKLRKEFELLQQTQQKQLEETKAESNEKETQLKVEREQLQQVQQQLEEANKARAELEAKQVELQKTEEQQRLQQAMQLTKEQAKSTELETALKSAQQQLEQLQQQANLSGEQSTQQLTKLQAELSVLQSQEKLTQSALETSNKELNEAMQLTQATQSKLEQQAIELESTKQQQLQLESQLKGSLEQRAQDELQLGDVRRQLEAMQHKSESQQQHEETLQAELLATRGSVTQLQATLKQLNEELLAKQQSYATLESKSSGQQLELASDNELLQQTNARLQRELQELQQQHEKLQAEATLKQTQLVEQEQLATERELALGDASRQQEQLQARSQALQQQNETLQQQLTNLQSSSTDSNAELVKLSQQLVEQQQANEQLSSKGNEERAALERQLQSGQQRLDALCAQVELLTQELSSSTIQSQQLQSKLKAEQELAEKQTLELSDANRKLEAAGSKSSQLEQQQEKLQQELSSVRGEHSELTAKLTQLTEQLSHAQKEQSAQQDASSKERLQLEHELQEMRQQLQASQANMSEAQLSEAAQREKLQAEAQQREEKLQQDLAKLQLEQQQHSSGNEMAIKELQERLEITNTELQHKEQLAREDAQKIADLKTLVEAIQVANANISTTNAELSTVLEVLQAEKSETAHIFELFEMEADMNAERLIEKLQGMKQELQETHSALELQQSSNKQLEEQLQKLQQTEQTLQGTAVEAAEQLRQLQQANGELQETVQQKQSKLDEVEQQLQQQQSQLTAQESSSSELQQQLQLLQQSVQQLNENKLELEQQLQKLTTDQGQLQQTLQQQQQNEQTLQGSAVEAAEQLRRLQQANSELQETVKQKQSKLDEVEQQLQQQQSQLKEQESSSSELQQQLQLLQQSVQQLKENKQQLEQQLQKLQTDQGQLQQTLQQQQQQLEKGNEFDAQLAEYQKVIDEMDEASSAKSAQLLQLQKRISELELAVHQAQQSEQMVQIECQQLTRQLQALELEEAREIMALRANGSSPSKPQTQEQLDTETSLAKINFLNSIIADMQQKNDALKAKVQTLETLPMDFTKPQAFDLLSKRKPAPRLFCDICDEFDKHETEDCPLQASEDRDYSPPPPAEANNNEKKERKLPAPRKYCDSCEVFGHDTSECADDETY from the exons ATGTCGGGCGCCATCACACCCACCTCGCCCCTGGCCAAGAACTCCCCGGAACGTTCACGCACCGTCTCACCCACAGCGAGTGTGCGCAGTTCCATGTTGCGCAGCCCTGGCATTGGCA AAAACGGTTTGACAGTTGGCGATCGCGTTATTGTCTCCTCGGGCTTTGGCAGTCGACCTGGCATCTTGCGTTATCTGGGCGAAACACAGTTCGCACCTGGCAATTGGTGCGGCGTCGAATTGGACGAAGGCAGCGGCAAGAATGATGGTGCCGTTGATGGCATTAG ATACTTTGAGTGCAAACCGAAGTTTGGGGTTTTTGTGCCGATTGCGAAGGTGTCGCTATCGCCATCCACTAAGAAGACGCGTCTGTCGCGCACCGGTTCGCGCGAATCTCTAACCTCGATTGGCACCATGAACAGCATTGCCACCACAAACACGTCGCGCATGCGCATGAATGCTCAG CGCAAATCGAGCACGCCCCTAAGGCCAATTGTAACGACgccaaaaaatcaattttccaTGCAG GACTTGCTCCGTGAGAAGCAGAATCATGTGGAACAGCTGATGGTGGAGCGTGATCTGGATCGCGAGGATGCCCAAAATCaggcgctgcagctgcaaaagaACATCAATGAG CTGAAGGCACGCGTTTTACAATTGGAAGCGCAGTTGGGTGATGAGCGCAAGAAATCCGAAGAATTGCAATTCTCTATCGATGAGGCACAGTTCTGTGGCGATGAGATGAAT GCTCAATCGCAGGTCTATAAGGAAAAGATACACGATCTGGAGAAGAAGATAACGCAGCTGGTCTCAG CCACGCCCAGTTTGCAGAGCGTGCCGCCTGTGGAGGACAACGTCACGTTGACAGCGGCTCAATTGGAAATCACTCAACTGCAGGAGAAGTTGGGTGAGCAGGAGAAGCTAAGTCAGGCGCGTCTGGCCGATTCCCTGGAGGAGGAGAAACGTTTGCGAGAGAACATTGTGTATCTGCAGAGTCAGAATGCAACGCTGCAAACGGAGCTGGTGGCCAAGGACGAGAGTCTGGAGAAGTTCTCGCTGTCGCAGTGCGGCATTGAGAATCTGCGACGTGAACTCACACTCCTCAAGGAGGAGAACGAGAAACAGGCGCAGCAAACGAAGACAGATTTCGAACAGAAACTGGCAGCTAAAGAGGAGCAACTAAAGCTGGTGAACAACGAGTTGCAGCAGCTCAAATCCAGCTCAGATACTTTGGAAAGCGAACGCGCAAATGTCACCGATGAATGTGAAATATTGCAGACGGAAATACGAATGCGCGATGAGCAAATCAAGGAGTTGAGTCAGCAGCTGGATGAACTGACAACGCAGTTAAATGTGCAAAAGGCAGACAGCTCAGCGCTGGACGAGATGCTCAAGGCGCAGCAGTCGAACAATGTGGAGAGCAAGTCGCAATTGGAGCAGCTGGAAAAGGAGTTGAAAGAAGTGCGAGTAGCTCATGAAAGTTTGGCACTGGCAAAGTTAGCATTGGAGCAACAGCTGAGTGGATTGCAGCAGACGGCGCAGGAGCAACTGTTGGCCAGTGGTGATCACAAGacgcagctggagcagcagagGGAAGCAAATGCGCAGCTCAAGTTGGAGAAGGAAGCGCAGCAAGTGGAGTTGGAGAAGTTGCGCAAAGAATTCGAGTTGCTTCAGCAGACTCAACAAAAGCAACTGGAGGAAACCAAAGCAGAGAGCAACGAGAAGGAAACACAGCTCAAAGTGGAACgcgagcagctgcagcaagtgcaacagcagtTAGAGGAAGCGAATAAAGCCAGAGCTGAGTTGGAAGCAAAGCAAGTGGAGTTACAGAAAACTGAAGAGCAGCAGCGTTTGCAGCAAGCAATGCAGCTCACTAAAGAGCAGGCAAAATCAACAGAGTTGGAAACAGCTTTAAAGTCAGCtcaacagcagctggagcaactgcagcaacaggcGAACTTAAGCGGCGAGCAGAGCACACAACAACTAACCAAGTTGCAGGCGGAGTTGAGTGTATTGCAGTCACAAGAGAAGCTCACACAAAGTGCTTTGGAAACAAGCAACAAAGAACTGAACGAAGCCATGCAATTGACGCAAGCAACGCAGTCCAAATTGGAGCAGCAAGCAATTGAATTGGAGTccacaaagcagcagcagttgcaattggAGTCGCAACTTAAAGGCAGCTTGGAACAGCGCGCTCAAGACGAGCTGCAGCTGGGCGATGTGCGTCGTCAGCTTGAAGCGATGCAGCACAAAAGCgaatcacagcagcagcatgagGAAACGCTGCAAGCGGAGCTACTTGCCACACGTGGCAGCGTCACACAACTGCAGGCAACGCTGAAGCAGTTGAACGAGGAGCTGCTGGCCAAGCAGCAAAGCTACGCAACGCTGGAGAGCAAGAGCAGCGGCCAACAACTCGAGTTGGCCAGCGACAATGAGTTGCTGCAACAGACAAATGCGCGCTTGCAACGTGAGCTGCAagagttgcagcagcagcacgaaAAACTCCAAGCGGAGGCCACTCTAAAGCAAACACAATTAGTTGAGCAGGAGCAGCTGGCCACCGAGCGTGAGTTGGCCTTGGGCGATGCAAGTCGTCAACAGGAGCAGCTGCAAGCGCGCAGTCAAGCGTTGCAGCAACAGAACGAAacgttgcaacagcaactcacaAATCTACAAAGCAGCTCCACCGATTCTAATGCAGAGTTGGTGAAACTCTCGCAGCAACTTGTAGAACAACAGCAGGCCAACGAGCAGCTGTCGAGCAAAGGCAACGAAGAGCGTGCGGCTCTGGAGCGTCAATTGCAATCAGGACAACAGCGTCTGGATGCATTGTGTGCGCAAGTGGAGCTGTTAACCCAAGAGCTGTCGAGCAGCACAATACAAAGTCAGCAGCTACAGAGCAAACTGAAAGCAGAGCAGGAACTCGCAGAGAAACAAACGTTGGAGTTGAGCGATGCCAACAGAAAGTTGGAGGCAGCTGGCAGTAAAAGCTCTCAGTtggagcagcaacaggagaAGCTGCAGCAGGAGCTGAGCAGCGTGCGTGGCGAGCACAGCGAACTGACTGCCAAGTTGACGCAGCTGACGGAGCAATTGAGTCACGCTCAAAAGGAGCAGAGTGCACagcaggatgccagcagcaagGAACGCTTGCAGCTGGAGCATGAGCTGCAGGAGATGCGACAACAACTGCAGGCGAGTCAGGCAAACATGAGTGAGGCGCAACTGAGTGAAGCGGCGCAGCGTGAGAAGCTGCAAGCGGAGGCGCAGCAACGTGAGGAAAAGTTGCAGCAGGACTTGGCCAAGttgcagctggagcagcagcaacatagcAGCGGCAACGAGATGGCCATCAAGGAGCTGCAAGAGCGACTGGAAATCACCAACACGGAGTTGCAGCACAAGGAACAGTTGGCACGGGAGGATGCACAAAAGATCGCTGACTTGAAGACACTAGTCGAGGCCATTCAAGTGGCCAATGCCAATATATCGACCACAAATGCAGAGCTCTCAACGGTGCTGGAAGTGCTGCAGGCAGAGAAGAGCGAAACGGCGCACATCTTTGAGTTGTTCGAGATGGAGGCGGACATGAATGCCGAAAGACTGATCGAGAAGCTGCAGGGCATGAAGCAGGAGTTGCAGGAAACGCACAGCGCACTCGAGttgcagcagagcagcaacaaacagtTGGAGGAGCAACTGCAGAAGCTGCAACAAACCGAGCAGACTTTGCAGGGCACAGCTGTCGAGGCAGCTGAGCAACTGCGTCAGCTGCAGCAGGCAAATGGTGAGCTACAGGAAACTGTGCAACAGAAGCAATCAAAGCTTGACGAAGTcgagcaacagttgcagcagcagcaaagccaATTGACAGCCCAAGAAAGCAGCAGCTCAgagttacaacaacaattgcagttACTACAGCAAAGCGTGCAacaattgaatgaaaataaactgGAGTTGgagcagcaattgcaaaagTTGACAACCGACCAAGGGCAGCTGCAACAaacgctgcagcagcagcagcaaaacgaGCAGACTTTGCAGGGCTCAGCTGTCGAGGCAGCTGAGCAACTGCGTAGGCTGCAGCAAGCGAATAGTGAGCTACAGGAAACGGTGAAGCAGAAGCAATCAAAGCTTGACGAAGTcgagcaacagttgcaacagcaacaaagccAATTGAAGGAGCAAGAAAGCAGCAGCTCagagttgcaacaacaattgcagctaCTACAGCAAAGTGTGCAGCAGTTGAAGGAGAACAAGCAGCAATTGGAGCAGCAATTGCAGAAGCTGCAAACTGACCAAGGGCAGCTGCAACAaacgctgcagcagcagcaacagcagctggagaaGGGCAACGAGTTTGACGCTCAACTTGCCGAGTATCAAAAGGTCATCGATGAAATGGATGAAGCTTCCAGCGCCAAGTCAGCGCAACTGTTGCAGCTACAAAAACGCATCTCTGAGCTGGAGTTGGCAGTGCATCAAGCACAGCAATCGGAGCAAATGGTGCAGATCGAGTGCCAGCAATTGACTCGTCAGTTGCAAGCTCTGGAGCTAGAAGAAGCACGTGAGATTATGGCGCTGCGTGCCAATGGCTCTTCGCCCAGCAAACCGCAGACACAAGAG CAGCTGGATACGGAAACCAGTTTGGCCAAGATAAACTTCCTCAACTCCATCATAGCGGACATGCAGCAGAAGAACGATGCACTCAAGGCCAAGGTGCAGACGCTGGAAACGTTGCCCATGGACTTTACCAA ACCGCAAGCTTTTGATTTGCTGAGCAAGCGAAAACCGGCGCCACGTTTGTTCTGCGACATTTGtgatgagtttgacaagcACGAGACAGAGGATTGTCCACTGCAAGCTAGCGAGGATCGTGATTATTCGCCGCCACCACCAGCCGAGGCCaacaataatgaaaagaaGGAGCGCAAGCTGCCAGCACCACGCAAATACTGCGATTCCTGTGAAG tCTTTGGACACGATACCAGCGAATGCGCCGACGATGAGACCTACTAG
- the LOC133841788 gene encoding restin homolog isoform X9, whose amino-acid sequence MSRESDDNLSSINSAYTDHNSAVLTANTEQFIIGQRVWVGGLRSGQIAYIGETHFAPGDWAGIVLDEPNGKNDGCVSGKRYFQCEPKRGIFSRLTRLTTYPMSGAITPTSPLAKNSPERSRTVSPTASVRSSMLRSPGIGKNGLTVGDRVIVSSGFGSRPGILRYLGETQFAPGNWCGVELDEGSGKNDGAVDGIRYFECKPKFGVFVPIAKVSLSPSTKKTRLSRTGSRESLTSIGTMNSIATTNTSRMRMNAQRKSSTPLRPIVTTPKNQFSMQDLLREKQNHVEQLMVERDLDREDAQNQALQLQKNINELKARVLQLEAQLGDERKKSEELQFSIDEAQFCGDEMNAQSQVYKEKIHDLEKKITQLVSATPSLQSVPPVEDNVTLTAAQLEITQLQEKLGEQEKLSQARLADSLEEEKRLRENIVYLQSQNATLQTELVAKDESLEKFSLSQCGIENLRRELTLLKEENEKQAQQTKTDFEQKLAAKEEQLKLVNNELQQLKSSSDTLESERANVTDECEILQTEIRMRDEQIKELSQQLDELTTQLNVQKADSSALDEMLKAQQSNNVESKSQLEQLEKELKEVRVAHESLALAKLALEQQLSGLQQTAQEQLLASGDHKTQLEQQREANAQLKLEKEAQQVELEKLRKEFELLQQTQQKQLEETKAESNEKETQLKVEREQLQQVQQQLEEANKARAELEAKQVELQKTEEQQRLQQAMQLTKEQAKSTELETALKSAQQQLEQLQQQANLSGEQSTQQLTKLQAELSVLQSQEKLTQSALETSNKELNEAMQLTQATQSKLEQQAIELESTKQQQLQLESQLKGSLEQRAQDELQLGDVRRQLEAMQHKSESQQQHEETLQAELLATRGSVTQLQATLKQLNEELLAKQQSYATLESKSSGQQLELASDNELLQQTNARLQRELQELQQQHEKLQAEATLKQTQLVEQEQLATERELALGDASRQQEQLQARSQALQQQNETLQQQLTNLQSSSTDSNAELVKLSQQLVEQQQANEQLSSKGNEERAALERQLQSGQQRLDALCAQVELLTQELSSSTIQSQQLQSKLKAEQELAEKQTLELSDANRKLEAAGSKSSQLEQQQEKLQQELSSVRGEHSELTAKLTQLTEQLSHAQKEQSAQQDASSKERLQLEHELQEMRQQLQASQANMSEAQLSEAAQREKLQAEAQQREEKLQQDLAKLQLEQQQHSSGNEMAIKELQERLEITNTELQHKEQLAREDAQKIADLKTLVEAIQVANANISTTNAELSTVLEVLQAEKSETAHIFELFEMEADMNAERLIEKLQGMKQELQETHSALELQQSSNKQLEEQLQKLQQTEQTLQGTAVEAAEQLRQLQQANGELQETVQQKQSKLDEVEQQLQQQQSQLTAQESSSSELQQQLQLLQQSVQQLNENKLELEQQLQKLTTDQGQLQQTLQQQQQNEQTLQGSAVEAAEQLRRLQQANSELQETVKQKQSKLDEVEQQLQQQQSQLKEQESSSSELQQQLQLLQQSVQQLKENKQQLEQQLQKLQTDQGQLQQTLQQQQQQLEKGNEFDAQLAEYQKVIDEMDEASSAKSAQLLQLQKRISELELAVHQAQQSEQMVQIECQQLTRQLQALELEEAREIMALRANGSSPSKPQTQEQLDTETSLAKINFLNSIIADMQQKNDALKAKVQTLETLPMDFTKPQAFDLLSKRKPAPRLFCDICDEFDKHETEDCPLQASEDRDYSPPPPAEANNNEKKERKLPAPRKYCDSCEVFGHDTSECADDETY is encoded by the exons ATGAGTCGTGAAAGCGATGACAATTTGAGTTCGATCAATTCAGCGTATACAG ATCACAACAGCGCCGTGCTGACAGCCAACACAGAGCAGTTTATAATTGGCCAACGTGTGTGGGTGGGCGGACTTCGTTCTGGCCAAATAGCCTACATTGGCGAAACACACTTTGCCCCCGGCGACTGGGCGGGCATTGTGCTCGATGAACCAAATG GCAAAAACGATGGATGCGTCTCAGGCAAACGTTACTTTCAGTGTGAGCCCAAGCGTGGCATCTTCTCGCGTCTCACACGTCTCACCACATATCCGATGTCGGGCGCCATCACACCCACCTCGCCCCTGGCCAAGAACTCCCCGGAACGTTCACGCACCGTCTCACCCACAGCGAGTGTGCGCAGTTCCATGTTGCGCAGCCCTGGCATTGGCA AAAACGGTTTGACAGTTGGCGATCGCGTTATTGTCTCCTCGGGCTTTGGCAGTCGACCTGGCATCTTGCGTTATCTGGGCGAAACACAGTTCGCACCTGGCAATTGGTGCGGCGTCGAATTGGACGAAGGCAGCGGCAAGAATGATGGTGCCGTTGATGGCATTAG ATACTTTGAGTGCAAACCGAAGTTTGGGGTTTTTGTGCCGATTGCGAAGGTGTCGCTATCGCCATCCACTAAGAAGACGCGTCTGTCGCGCACCGGTTCGCGCGAATCTCTAACCTCGATTGGCACCATGAACAGCATTGCCACCACAAACACGTCGCGCATGCGCATGAATGCTCAG CGCAAATCGAGCACGCCCCTAAGGCCAATTGTAACGACgccaaaaaatcaattttccaTGCAG GACTTGCTCCGTGAGAAGCAGAATCATGTGGAACAGCTGATGGTGGAGCGTGATCTGGATCGCGAGGATGCCCAAAATCaggcgctgcagctgcaaaagaACATCAATGAG CTGAAGGCACGCGTTTTACAATTGGAAGCGCAGTTGGGTGATGAGCGCAAGAAATCCGAAGAATTGCAATTCTCTATCGATGAGGCACAGTTCTGTGGCGATGAGATGAAT GCTCAATCGCAGGTCTATAAGGAAAAGATACACGATCTGGAGAAGAAGATAACGCAGCTGGTCTCAG CCACGCCCAGTTTGCAGAGCGTGCCGCCTGTGGAGGACAACGTCACGTTGACAGCGGCTCAATTGGAAATCACTCAACTGCAGGAGAAGTTGGGTGAGCAGGAGAAGCTAAGTCAGGCGCGTCTGGCCGATTCCCTGGAGGAGGAGAAACGTTTGCGAGAGAACATTGTGTATCTGCAGAGTCAGAATGCAACGCTGCAAACGGAGCTGGTGGCCAAGGACGAGAGTCTGGAGAAGTTCTCGCTGTCGCAGTGCGGCATTGAGAATCTGCGACGTGAACTCACACTCCTCAAGGAGGAGAACGAGAAACAGGCGCAGCAAACGAAGACAGATTTCGAACAGAAACTGGCAGCTAAAGAGGAGCAACTAAAGCTGGTGAACAACGAGTTGCAGCAGCTCAAATCCAGCTCAGATACTTTGGAAAGCGAACGCGCAAATGTCACCGATGAATGTGAAATATTGCAGACGGAAATACGAATGCGCGATGAGCAAATCAAGGAGTTGAGTCAGCAGCTGGATGAACTGACAACGCAGTTAAATGTGCAAAAGGCAGACAGCTCAGCGCTGGACGAGATGCTCAAGGCGCAGCAGTCGAACAATGTGGAGAGCAAGTCGCAATTGGAGCAGCTGGAAAAGGAGTTGAAAGAAGTGCGAGTAGCTCATGAAAGTTTGGCACTGGCAAAGTTAGCATTGGAGCAACAGCTGAGTGGATTGCAGCAGACGGCGCAGGAGCAACTGTTGGCCAGTGGTGATCACAAGacgcagctggagcagcagagGGAAGCAAATGCGCAGCTCAAGTTGGAGAAGGAAGCGCAGCAAGTGGAGTTGGAGAAGTTGCGCAAAGAATTCGAGTTGCTTCAGCAGACTCAACAAAAGCAACTGGAGGAAACCAAAGCAGAGAGCAACGAGAAGGAAACACAGCTCAAAGTGGAACgcgagcagctgcagcaagtgcaacagcagtTAGAGGAAGCGAATAAAGCCAGAGCTGAGTTGGAAGCAAAGCAAGTGGAGTTACAGAAAACTGAAGAGCAGCAGCGTTTGCAGCAAGCAATGCAGCTCACTAAAGAGCAGGCAAAATCAACAGAGTTGGAAACAGCTTTAAAGTCAGCtcaacagcagctggagcaactgcagcaacaggcGAACTTAAGCGGCGAGCAGAGCACACAACAACTAACCAAGTTGCAGGCGGAGTTGAGTGTATTGCAGTCACAAGAGAAGCTCACACAAAGTGCTTTGGAAACAAGCAACAAAGAACTGAACGAAGCCATGCAATTGACGCAAGCAACGCAGTCCAAATTGGAGCAGCAAGCAATTGAATTGGAGTccacaaagcagcagcagttgcaattggAGTCGCAACTTAAAGGCAGCTTGGAACAGCGCGCTCAAGACGAGCTGCAGCTGGGCGATGTGCGTCGTCAGCTTGAAGCGATGCAGCACAAAAGCgaatcacagcagcagcatgagGAAACGCTGCAAGCGGAGCTACTTGCCACACGTGGCAGCGTCACACAACTGCAGGCAACGCTGAAGCAGTTGAACGAGGAGCTGCTGGCCAAGCAGCAAAGCTACGCAACGCTGGAGAGCAAGAGCAGCGGCCAACAACTCGAGTTGGCCAGCGACAATGAGTTGCTGCAACAGACAAATGCGCGCTTGCAACGTGAGCTGCAagagttgcagcagcagcacgaaAAACTCCAAGCGGAGGCCACTCTAAAGCAAACACAATTAGTTGAGCAGGAGCAGCTGGCCACCGAGCGTGAGTTGGCCTTGGGCGATGCAAGTCGTCAACAGGAGCAGCTGCAAGCGCGCAGTCAAGCGTTGCAGCAACAGAACGAAacgttgcaacagcaactcacaAATCTACAAAGCAGCTCCACCGATTCTAATGCAGAGTTGGTGAAACTCTCGCAGCAACTTGTAGAACAACAGCAGGCCAACGAGCAGCTGTCGAGCAAAGGCAACGAAGAGCGTGCGGCTCTGGAGCGTCAATTGCAATCAGGACAACAGCGTCTGGATGCATTGTGTGCGCAAGTGGAGCTGTTAACCCAAGAGCTGTCGAGCAGCACAATACAAAGTCAGCAGCTACAGAGCAAACTGAAAGCAGAGCAGGAACTCGCAGAGAAACAAACGTTGGAGTTGAGCGATGCCAACAGAAAGTTGGAGGCAGCTGGCAGTAAAAGCTCTCAGTtggagcagcaacaggagaAGCTGCAGCAGGAGCTGAGCAGCGTGCGTGGCGAGCACAGCGAACTGACTGCCAAGTTGACGCAGCTGACGGAGCAATTGAGTCACGCTCAAAAGGAGCAGAGTGCACagcaggatgccagcagcaagGAACGCTTGCAGCTGGAGCATGAGCTGCAGGAGATGCGACAACAACTGCAGGCGAGTCAGGCAAACATGAGTGAGGCGCAACTGAGTGAAGCGGCGCAGCGTGAGAAGCTGCAAGCGGAGGCGCAGCAACGTGAGGAAAAGTTGCAGCAGGACTTGGCCAAGttgcagctggagcagcagcaacatagcAGCGGCAACGAGATGGCCATCAAGGAGCTGCAAGAGCGACTGGAAATCACCAACACGGAGTTGCAGCACAAGGAACAGTTGGCACGGGAGGATGCACAAAAGATCGCTGACTTGAAGACACTAGTCGAGGCCATTCAAGTGGCCAATGCCAATATATCGACCACAAATGCAGAGCTCTCAACGGTGCTGGAAGTGCTGCAGGCAGAGAAGAGCGAAACGGCGCACATCTTTGAGTTGTTCGAGATGGAGGCGGACATGAATGCCGAAAGACTGATCGAGAAGCTGCAGGGCATGAAGCAGGAGTTGCAGGAAACGCACAGCGCACTCGAGttgcagcagagcagcaacaaacagtTGGAGGAGCAACTGCAGAAGCTGCAACAAACCGAGCAGACTTTGCAGGGCACAGCTGTCGAGGCAGCTGAGCAACTGCGTCAGCTGCAGCAGGCAAATGGTGAGCTACAGGAAACTGTGCAACAGAAGCAATCAAAGCTTGACGAAGTcgagcaacagttgcagcagcagcaaagccaATTGACAGCCCAAGAAAGCAGCAGCTCAgagttacaacaacaattgcagttACTACAGCAAAGCGTGCAacaattgaatgaaaataaactgGAGTTGgagcagcaattgcaaaagTTGACAACCGACCAAGGGCAGCTGCAACAaacgctgcagcagcagcagcaaaacgaGCAGACTTTGCAGGGCTCAGCTGTCGAGGCAGCTGAGCAACTGCGTAGGCTGCAGCAAGCGAATAGTGAGCTACAGGAAACGGTGAAGCAGAAGCAATCAAAGCTTGACGAAGTcgagcaacagttgcaacagcaacaaagccAATTGAAGGAGCAAGAAAGCAGCAGCTCagagttgcaacaacaattgcagctaCTACAGCAAAGTGTGCAGCAGTTGAAGGAGAACAAGCAGCAATTGGAGCAGCAATTGCAGAAGCTGCAAACTGACCAAGGGCAGCTGCAACAaacgctgcagcagcagcaacagcagctggagaaGGGCAACGAGTTTGACGCTCAACTTGCCGAGTATCAAAAGGTCATCGATGAAATGGATGAAGCTTCCAGCGCCAAGTCAGCGCAACTGTTGCAGCTACAAAAACGCATCTCTGAGCTGGAGTTGGCAGTGCATCAAGCACAGCAATCGGAGCAAATGGTGCAGATCGAGTGCCAGCAATTGACTCGTCAGTTGCAAGCTCTGGAGCTAGAAGAAGCACGTGAGATTATGGCGCTGCGTGCCAATGGCTCTTCGCCCAGCAAACCGCAGACACAAGAG CAGCTGGATACGGAAACCAGTTTGGCCAAGATAAACTTCCTCAACTCCATCATAGCGGACATGCAGCAGAAGAACGATGCACTCAAGGCCAAGGTGCAGACGCTGGAAACGTTGCCCATGGACTTTACCAA ACCGCAAGCTTTTGATTTGCTGAGCAAGCGAAAACCGGCGCCACGTTTGTTCTGCGACATTTGtgatgagtttgacaagcACGAGACAGAGGATTGTCCACTGCAAGCTAGCGAGGATCGTGATTATTCGCCGCCACCACCAGCCGAGGCCaacaataatgaaaagaaGGAGCGCAAGCTGCCAGCACCACGCAAATACTGCGATTCCTGTGAAG tCTTTGGACACGATACCAGCGAATGCGCCGACGATGAGACCTACTAG